In Panacibacter microcysteis, the genomic stretch ACGTGGGGCAACACCGCCTACGAAAGCTATATAAATACGCTCCAGGTTATTGAGCGCTGTGCCGGGTACCTGGAAGATAACTTCGGCAAAAAAGGGCCGGTATTTGGCGGACAGCGCATTACTGCGCTACCCAAAGCAGAGCGGCTTGCAAAAGCAGCATTGCTGGCGCCGGTATTGCGTGGTTTCTGTTCATCGCACACAAAAATGATCGGGCATTTTACAGATGACGACCGTGTACTGGAATTCATTGACTCCAACGATCTCGGCAGGCTGGCGCCCATGGGCACCAGTTGCCCCGACCACTTTTTGCGAACCAAGATCTCTCCGCTGGTATTGAACCTGATGCCCGATGAAGATGTGAGCAATACCGCTGCCATGAAAGAAAAACTTGCACCGCAGTTTGAAGCATACAGGGCCATGTACGCGGAATATTACAACAGTTGTAAACACAGCAACAGCCCGGCAATGAGGGATGCAAACCCGGTAATCATTTTGTACCCGGGGGTAGGCATGTTCAGCTTTGCTAAAGACAAGCAAACAACAAGGGTGGCAAGTGAGTTTTATATCAATGCCATCAATGTTATGAAGGGTGCAGAAGCTATTTCTGAATATACCTCGCTGCCAAGACAGGAGGCCTTTAACATTGAATACTGGTTATTGGAAGAAGCCAAACTGCAACGCATGCCCAAACCGAAAGCACTGAGCGGCCGTGTGGCATTGATAACCGGCAGCGCAGGTGGCATTGGAAAAGCCATCGCCATGAAGTTTGCCGAAGAAGGCGCATGTGTGGTCATCAACGATATTAATGAAGAACGCATGCAGGGCGCTGTGGAAGCTTTTACCAAACAGTTCGGCAGAGATACTGCAGCATCAGTATTGCTCGATGTAACAGACAACAACAGTATTGAAAAAGCTTTTGCCGCAACGGCACTTGCTTTTGGCGGCGTAGATATCGTGGTGAACAATGCCGGTATCAGCATATCAAAATCAATTACCGACCACAGTATCGAAGACTGGGATAAGTTGTACGATATACTGGTGAAAGGGCAATTCCTTGTTTCCAAACTTGCGGTAGAGATGATGCGGAAGCAGGATCGTGGCGGAGATATCATCAACATCGTGTCTAAGAACAGCGTTGTTTCCGGGCCCAATAATGCAGGCTACGGCAGCGCCAAAGCAGCGCAGGCGCACCTTTCGAGATTACTGGCTGCAGAACTTGGTGCAGACAAGATCCGCGTGAACACGGTTAACCCTGATGCGGTAATTGCCAACAGCAATATCTGGGCCGGTGGCTGGGCTGAAGGCCGCGCCAAAGCTTACGGTATTACAGTAGAAGAATTGCCGGCGTACTACGCCAAAAGAACATTGCTGAATGAAGTCATATTGCCCGAAGACATAGCCAATGCCTGTTATGCATTCGTAAGTGGTTTGCTAAACAAATCAACCGGTAATGTTTTAAATGTAGATGGCGGTGTGGCAATGGCATTTATGAGGTAAAATGATGTACCCGTCTTTTGTCCGCTGCTCATCGTTCCTTGCGTCGCACACTTGTACTGCATAGCATGAAGCAGCATTCCAGGGTATAGTCGTGTAATATGTATAACAACAACGTTAAGATCATGCAACGCGTAGCCTTTACAATGAAACTGTTTGCAGGCAAAGCAGCCGAATACAAAAAACGGCACCATGAAATATGGCCCGAATTAAAAAGCTTGCTGCATCAGGCGGGTATAAGAACATATTCGATATTTCTCGATGAAGCCACCAACACATTATTTGGTTACCTTACCATAGCCGATGCCACCAAACTGGATGAGCTGCCCAAAGAGCCGGTCATGCAAAAGTGGTGGGCATATATGCAGGACATTATGGAAACAAATGCAGACCATTCGCCCGTTAGTATGCCCCTGGAAGAAGTATTTTATTTAGCATAAACGTTTTATTTGCCAAGCACAATATTGCCATATGGAGTTAGAAAAGTATAAGATAGAAGCACACAATGATGATGCCCTGCAAACGCATAACCGCAGGTTAGCTTTTGTTGCCGCCGAGGTGGAAAACGCTGAAGCCATCATTCAAAAACTGGTAGATTTCCAGGTGGCCATACCAAGCTGGGCACTTGGTACCGGCGGCACCAGGTTTGGCCGTTTCAGCGGTGGTGGCGAGCCACGCAACCTGGAAGAAAAGATAGCAGACATCGGGTTGTTGCATGCGTTAAATAAAAGCAGCGGCGCCATTTCACTGCATATACCTTGGGATATACCGGAGAATACCACCAACATAAAAGCATTGGCCGCACAGTATGGTATACAATTCGATGCCATGAATTCGAACACCTTCCAGGACCAGCCCGGGCAGGAGCTGAGTTATAAGTTTGGCAGTATGCAGCATGTTGACAAAGCCGTGCGCCAACAGGCCATCGATCATAATATAGAAGTAATTAAATACGGCCAGGCACTTGGGTCCAATTCACTTACCGTGTGGTTGTCTGACGGTTCCTGCTTTCCGGGGCAGCTAAACTTTAGAAAAGCTTTTCAAAACACACTCGAAAGTTTACAGCAAGTATATGCAGCGCTGCCTGCAGACTGGAAAATGTTCGTAGAATACAAAGCCTTTGAACCAAACTTTTATTCCACCACGGTAGGAGACTGGGGACAGTCTTACCTGTATGCCAGCAAGCTGGGAGACCAGGCCTATACATTGGTTGACCTTGGCCACCACCTGCCCAATGCAAACATTGAACAGATCGTGGCATTGCTGTTAATGGAAGGCAAGCTTGGCGGCTTTCACTTCAACGACAGCAAGTACGGAGACGATGACCTTACCGTTGGCAGTATAAAACCATACCAGTTGTTCCTCATCTTTAATGAACTGGTAGAAGGCATGGATGCAAAAGGCATGAACCATGCAACAGACCTGGGCTGGATGATTGATGCGAGCCACAATGTAAAAGACCCGCTGGAAGACCTGTTGCAGTCTGTAGAAGCCATCATGATCACCTATGCACAGGCACTGCTGGTTGACAGGAAGAAACTGGCAGCAGCACAGGCAGACAATGATGTGGTAACAGCACAGGAGGTGTTGCAACAGGCCTTCCGTACAGATGTGCGTGCATTGGTTGCCGAGGCAAGGCTGAGAAGTGGCGGTGCTTTGCAGCCACTGGCATTATACCGAAGTGCGGACATAAGAGCACAGCTTATTAAACAGCGCGGTGCAAAAACAGTGGCCACAGGGTTATAACAGGCAGCGTTGCTTACAAAACATAGCGGCGCATACCAGGCGGTGTATACAAACGCTGACAGGGCCGAAGCTGCTGCATTGTGTTATGCCGTACAAGAGTGCGACGCAAGGGACGATCAATCGTTATTCAAAAGCCGGGTTCATTATTATACCATGTCTATTCCTGTAATACTCATTTTTGACGTAGGCAAGACCAATAAAAAACTGCTGTTGTTTGACAGGCAGTATAATGTGCTGCACGAAGAAAGTATACAACCGGATGAAATTACAGACGAAGATGGTTTTGCCTGTGAAAACCTGGCGGCGTTAACGCAATGGATATGGCAGCAATACTGGAAATATTTTACCAGCGAAACGTATGA encodes the following:
- a CDS encoding bifunctional aldolase/short-chain dehydrogenase translates to MNTATTQFKHVSYLWDEAKAAALAGDEVALLVYRSNLLGADLRLTNYGGGNTSCKVMAKDPLTGNETEVMWVKGSGGDLGTMKRSGLAALYVGRLRSLTNVYRGITHEDEMVELFNHCIYDLASKAPSIDTPLHGFLPFKHIDHLHPDAAIAIAAAKDGKQITQQLFDGAIGWVDWQRPGFDLGLKLRACLEENPGIRGIMLGSHGLFTWGNTAYESYINTLQVIERCAGYLEDNFGKKGPVFGGQRITALPKAERLAKAALLAPVLRGFCSSHTKMIGHFTDDDRVLEFIDSNDLGRLAPMGTSCPDHFLRTKISPLVLNLMPDEDVSNTAAMKEKLAPQFEAYRAMYAEYYNSCKHSNSPAMRDANPVIILYPGVGMFSFAKDKQTTRVASEFYINAINVMKGAEAISEYTSLPRQEAFNIEYWLLEEAKLQRMPKPKALSGRVALITGSAGGIGKAIAMKFAEEGACVVINDINEERMQGAVEAFTKQFGRDTAASVLLDVTDNNSIEKAFAATALAFGGVDIVVNNAGISISKSITDHSIEDWDKLYDILVKGQFLVSKLAVEMMRKQDRGGDIINIVSKNSVVSGPNNAGYGSAKAAQAHLSRLLAAELGADKIRVNTVNPDAVIANSNIWAGGWAEGRAKAYGITVEELPAYYAKRTLLNEVILPEDIANACYAFVSGLLNKSTGNVLNVDGGVAMAFMR
- the rhaM gene encoding L-rhamnose mutarotase — encoded protein: MYNNNVKIMQRVAFTMKLFAGKAAEYKKRHHEIWPELKSLLHQAGIRTYSIFLDEATNTLFGYLTIADATKLDELPKEPVMQKWWAYMQDIMETNADHSPVSMPLEEVFYLA
- a CDS encoding TIM barrel protein, with product MELEKYKIEAHNDDALQTHNRRLAFVAAEVENAEAIIQKLVDFQVAIPSWALGTGGTRFGRFSGGGEPRNLEEKIADIGLLHALNKSSGAISLHIPWDIPENTTNIKALAAQYGIQFDAMNSNTFQDQPGQELSYKFGSMQHVDKAVRQQAIDHNIEVIKYGQALGSNSLTVWLSDGSCFPGQLNFRKAFQNTLESLQQVYAALPADWKMFVEYKAFEPNFYSTTVGDWGQSYLYASKLGDQAYTLVDLGHHLPNANIEQIVALLLMEGKLGGFHFNDSKYGDDDLTVGSIKPYQLFLIFNELVEGMDAKGMNHATDLGWMIDASHNVKDPLEDLLQSVEAIMITYAQALLVDRKKLAAAQADNDVVTAQEVLQQAFRTDVRALVAEARLRSGGALQPLALYRSADIRAQLIKQRGAKTVATGL